One genomic window of Cygnus atratus isolate AKBS03 ecotype Queensland, Australia chromosome 16, CAtr_DNAZoo_HiC_assembly, whole genome shotgun sequence includes the following:
- the RBM12 gene encoding RNA-binding protein 12, with protein sequence MAVVIRLQGLPIVAGTMDIRHFFSGLIIPDGGVHIVGGELGEAFIVFATDEDARLGMMRTGGTIKGSKVTLLLSSKTEMQNMIELSRRRFETANLDMPPANASRSGPPPSSGMSGRVNLPTTVPNFNNPSPSVVTASTTVHESNKNISTFSTASMGTAPPNLGSTFGSPTFSSTIPSTASPMNTVPPPPIPPIPAMPSLPPMPSIPPIPVPPPVPTLPPVPPVPPIPPVPPVPPMTPMPPISGMPPMNPPPVAPLPTGMNGSGAAVNMNSGLNPLFIGPMNPVNPIQMNSQNSVKPIPINPDDLYVSVHGMPFSATESDVKDFFLGLRVDAVHMLKDHVGRNNGNGLVKFFSPQDTFEALKRNRMLMIQRYVEVSPATERQWVAAGGHITFKQTMGPSGQPHPPPPQAHSRSKSPSGQKRSRSRSPHEQGFCVYLKGLPFESENKHVIDFFKKLDIVEDSIYIAYGPNGKAIGEGFVEFRNEADYKAALCHHKQYIGNRFIQVHPITKKAMLEKIELIRKRLQNFNYDQREIIMNAEAESGLPKLCAHISNIPYNITKMEILQFLEGLAVEENSVQILVDNNGQGLGQALVQFKAEDDARKAERLHRKKLNGRDVVLRLITVEEMRDIERNPQSQGKKILKIPIQGNAAVPGAQAPAAEEHAFLGGNPKEANNGPPFNFPGNFSGSGTFGPPLPPPGLGGFPDARPGIPAVASSGLPGAGIEVPGFAGGPGSLSGPSGFGGGPQSFGNGPGSLSGPPSFGGGPPGIAGGLGHLSGPPGFGPGPGNIHISGPPGFGTGSGKPGPTVIKVQNMPFTVSVDEILDFFYGYQVIPGSVCLKYNEKGMPTGEAMVAFESRDEAMAAVVDLNDRPIGSRKVKLVLG encoded by the coding sequence TACAATTAAAGGGTCTAAAGTAACACTATTACTAAGCAGTAAAACCGAAATGCAAAACATGATAGAACTCAGTCGTAGGCGTTTCGAAACTGCCAATCTAGATATGCCACCAGCAAATGCTAGCAGGTCAGGACCACCACCTAGTTCTGGAATGAGTGGAAGGGTTAACTTGCCCACTACTGTACCTAACTTTAATAACCCTTCTCCTAGTGTAGTAACAGCTTCTACTACTGTGCATGAGAGCAATAAAAACATATCCACATTTTCTACTGCCAGTATGGGGACTGCACCTCCAAACCTTGGGAGTACCTTTGGTAGCCCAACGTTTAGCTCAACTATACCTAGTACAGCATCCCCAATGAACACAGTACCTCCTCCACCAATCCCTCCTATTCCAGCTATGCCATCTTTGCCACCAATGCCTTCTATTCCCCCAAtccctgttcctcctcctgtgcCCACACTGCCTCCTGTTCCTCCGGTTCCCCCAATACCCCCTGTGCCCCCTGTACCCCCAATGACACCTATGCCTCCCATATCGGGAATGCCTCCTATGAATCCTCCACCCGTAGCACCTTTACCCACTGGAATGAATGGGTCTGGAGCAGCAGTGAATATGAACAGCGGCTTGAATCCATTGTTTATTGGTCCCATGAATCCTGTAAATCCTATCCAGATGAATTCTCAAAATAGTGTCAAACCAATTCCAATCAATCCAGATGATTTGTATGTCAGCGTTCATGGAATGCCCTTTTCTGCAACAGAATCTGATGTGAAAGACTTTTTCCTTGGGCTCCGTGTGGATGCAGTCCATATGCTGAAGGATCATGTAGGTCGAAATAATGGAAATGGACTAGTTAAGTTCTTTTCTCCTCAAGATACGTTTGAAGCACTGAAGCGAAACAGAATGCTGATGATTCAGCGCTATGTTGAAGTTAGTCCTGCAACAGAGAGACAGTGGGTGGCTGCTGGAGGCCACATAACTTTCAAGCAAACCATGGGTCCCTCTGGGCAACCacaccctcctcctccacaggctCATTCTAGGTCTAAATCTCCTAGTGGACAGAAAAGGTCACGGTCTAGATCTCCCCATGAACAGggtttctgtgtttatttgaaAGGTCTTCCATTTGAATCGGAGAACAAACatgtaatagatttttttaaaaagctggaTATAGTTGAAGACAGCATCTATATAGCTTATGGACCTAATGGGAAGGCAATTGGAGAGGGTTTTGTCGAGTTCAGAAATGAAGCTGATTACAAagcagctttgtgtcatcataAGCAGTACATAGGGAATCGCTTTATTCAAGTTCATCCAATTACTAAAAAGGCAATGTTAGAAAAGATAGAGCTGATTCGTAAAAGATTGCAGAACTTCAACTATGACCAGAGAGAAATCATCATGAACGCTGAGGCAGAGTCAGGTTTGCCAAAATTGTGTGCACATATATCTAATATTCCGTACAATATAACAAAAATGGAAATCCTTCAGTTTCTAGAGGGACTGGCAGTAGAAGAAAACTCTGTACAAATTCTTGTTGATAATAACGGGCAAGGCTTAGGACAAGCACTGGTTCAGTTTAAAGCTGAAGATGATGCTCGTAAGGCAGAGCGTTTGCACCGTAAAAAGCTGAATGGAAGAGATGTTGTTTTACGTTTGATTACTGTAGAAGAAATGAGAGATATTGAGAGAAACCCACAGTCTCAAGggaaaaagatactgaaaatacCAATACAAGGAAACGCAGCTGTGCCCGGAGCACAGGCCCCTGCTGCGGAGGAGCATGCCTTCTTGGGGGGGAATCCTAAAGAAGCAAACAATGGTCCTCCATTTAATTTCCCTGGTAACTTTAGTGGGTCTGGCACATTTGGTCCGCCTCTGCCGCCACCTGGATTAGGTGGCTTTCCTGATGCTAGACCAGGAATACCTGCAGTTGCAAGTAGCGGTTTGCCCGGTGCAGGTATTGAGGTCCCAGGTTTTGCAGGTGGTCCTGGTAGTTTGAGTGGACCGTCAGGTTTTGGAGGGGGCCCTCAGAGTTTTGGTAATGGTCCTGGCAGTTTAAGTGGACCCCCCAGTTTTGGTGGTGGTCCTCCAGGAATTGCTGGTGGTCTTGGGCATTTAAGTGGACCTCCGGGGTTTGGACCTGGACCGGGAAATATACATATTAGCGGACCCCCAGGTTTTGGAACAGGGTCTGGGAAGCCAGGACCAACTGTCATTAAAGTGCAGAATATGCCCTTTACTGTTTCGGTGGATGAAattctggatttcttttatGGTTACCAAGTGATCCCTGGTTCAGTGTGCTTAAAATACAATGAGAAAGGCATGCCCACAGGAGAAGCAATGGTTGCATTTGAATCTCGTGATGAAGCAATGGCAGCTGTTGTTGATTTAAATGACCGGCCTATAGGCTcaagaaaagtaaaacttgTTTTAGGGTAG